Proteins encoded together in one Bradyrhizobium sp. PSBB068 window:
- a CDS encoding multidrug efflux MFS transporter, producing MNAPSPSAVPGMRRNMVTICAMTATIMQALDTTIANVALPYMQGSLSASQDQINWVLTSYIVAAAIMTAPVGWIANRYGRKRIFIICSAGFTIASVLCGLAQDINQMVLFRLLQGVFGAALVPLSQAVMLDSYALHERAKAMSIWGMGVMMGPIMGPSLGAWLTETYSWHWVFFVNLPFGFFTVLGLIIFMDETKQDLNLRFDWFGFGALAVAIGALQLALDRGEQLGWLESNEIMIEFIVSAIGFYYFFAHSLTTSRPFIQFALFKDKNFLGGCVFMTVMGLVLYSTMALSSPYLQNVVGYPIITAGLLLASRGFGTFVAMMLVGRLMRYIEARTLIISGLGLTAASLFQMTGWTDMTQANEIIIVSVVQGFGFGLVFVPLSTVAFLTLPGQLRTDGTSMLTLLRNVASSVGISIVIAQLTEAGRRIYAKLSEQINPFNHALQMPDVSGMINLNTDAGRAMADRMVAAQSQIIAFSHDYQLVMIFILVSIPLALMIGSTKAALRAQSAPPDHAAVME from the coding sequence ATGAATGCACCGTCACCATCAGCCGTGCCCGGCATGCGCCGGAACATGGTGACGATCTGCGCGATGACTGCGACGATCATGCAGGCGCTCGACACCACGATCGCCAACGTTGCGCTGCCCTATATGCAGGGTTCGCTGTCGGCCTCGCAGGACCAGATCAACTGGGTCCTGACCTCCTACATCGTCGCGGCCGCGATCATGACCGCGCCGGTCGGCTGGATCGCCAACCGCTACGGCCGCAAGCGGATCTTCATCATCTGCTCGGCCGGCTTCACCATCGCCTCGGTGCTGTGCGGCCTGGCGCAGGACATCAACCAGATGGTGCTGTTCCGCCTGTTGCAGGGCGTGTTCGGCGCGGCGCTGGTGCCGCTGTCGCAGGCGGTGATGCTCGACTCCTATGCGCTGCATGAGCGCGCCAAGGCGATGTCGATCTGGGGCATGGGCGTGATGATGGGCCCGATCATGGGACCGTCGCTCGGCGCCTGGCTGACCGAGACCTATTCCTGGCACTGGGTGTTCTTCGTCAATCTGCCGTTCGGCTTCTTCACGGTGCTCGGCCTGATCATTTTCATGGACGAGACCAAGCAGGACCTCAATCTGCGCTTCGACTGGTTCGGCTTCGGCGCGCTCGCGGTCGCGATCGGCGCGCTGCAGCTCGCGCTCGACCGCGGCGAGCAGCTCGGCTGGCTGGAATCCAACGAGATCATGATCGAGTTCATCGTCTCGGCGATCGGCTTCTACTATTTCTTCGCCCATTCGCTGACCACCAGCCGGCCGTTCATCCAGTTCGCGCTGTTCAAGGACAAGAACTTCCTCGGTGGCTGCGTGTTCATGACGGTGATGGGGCTCGTGCTGTATTCGACCATGGCGCTGTCCTCGCCCTACCTGCAGAACGTGGTCGGCTACCCGATCATCACCGCGGGCCTGCTGCTGGCGAGCCGCGGCTTCGGCACCTTCGTCGCGATGATGCTGGTCGGCCGCCTGATGCGTTACATCGAGGCGCGCACGCTGATCATCTCGGGCCTCGGGCTGACCGCGGCATCATTGTTCCAGATGACCGGCTGGACCGACATGACGCAGGCGAACGAGATCATCATCGTCAGCGTCGTCCAGGGCTTCGGCTTCGGCCTCGTGTTCGTGCCGCTGTCGACGGTAGCGTTCCTGACGCTGCCGGGCCAGCTGCGCACCGACGGCACCTCGATGCTGACGCTGCTGCGCAACGTCGCGAGTTCGGTCGGCATCTCGATCGTGATCGCGCAGCTCACTGAAGCGGGGCGGCGGATCTACGCCAAGCTCTCCGAGCAGATCAACCCGTTCAACCACGCGCTGCAGATGCCCGACGTATCGGGCATGATCAACCTCAACACCGATGCCGGCCGCGCGATGGCCGACCGGATGGTGGCGGCACAGTCGCAGATCATCGCGTTCTCGCACGACTACCAGCTGGTGATGATCTTCATCCTGGTCTCGATCCCGCTCGCGCTGATGATCGGCTCGACCAAGGCCGCGCTGCGCGCGCAATCGGCGCCGCCGGACCATGCCGCGGTGATGGAGTAG
- a CDS encoding HlyD family secretion protein produces the protein MAEPILKLAPEQKGNPGEPAPAGKASRAPHRRLMAGLRRYRRVLLLVVLPTVAVIAGGVFYLNGGRYVGTDDAYVGAQKVLITPEISGKIDKIVVKEGQHVKKGDELFEIDPVPFRLAVDQAKAALDQTRTTYDNLVDNIKINTRMLEFAQQSIELKKRDVDRKSTLAKQNFGSQLDLDNAANAQVTAESLAQYVKQQISKDKTQLLGDVELPIEKFPPYAQAKAKLDDAQRNLDHTVLRAPMDGVATQVDQIQLGRFVTAGAPVFSVIDVDHPWVDANPKESDFTYVAVGQPVTLDVDAFPNHEFKGKIGSLSPGTGAQFAILPPQNATGNFVKVVQRVPVRIYFDENDPFVKKLKAGMSVYATIDTNHRRTLAGLLGLRSAAAHPDHED, from the coding sequence ATGGCTGAACCCATCCTCAAACTGGCCCCCGAGCAGAAGGGCAATCCGGGCGAGCCTGCGCCGGCCGGCAAGGCCAGCCGCGCGCCGCACCGTCGCCTGATGGCGGGCCTGCGGCGCTATCGCCGCGTGCTGCTGCTAGTCGTGCTGCCGACCGTTGCGGTGATCGCCGGCGGCGTGTTCTATCTCAATGGCGGGCGCTATGTCGGCACCGACGACGCCTATGTCGGCGCGCAGAAGGTGCTGATCACGCCGGAGATCTCCGGCAAGATCGACAAGATCGTCGTCAAGGAAGGCCAGCACGTCAAGAAGGGCGACGAGCTGTTCGAGATCGATCCGGTGCCGTTCCGCCTCGCGGTGGACCAGGCCAAGGCGGCGCTCGACCAGACAAGGACCACCTATGACAACCTGGTCGACAACATCAAGATCAACACCAGGATGCTGGAATTTGCCCAGCAGAGCATCGAATTGAAGAAGCGCGACGTCGATCGCAAATCGACACTCGCCAAGCAGAATTTCGGCTCGCAGCTCGATCTCGATAACGCCGCCAACGCGCAAGTCACCGCCGAGAGCCTCGCGCAATACGTCAAGCAGCAGATATCCAAGGACAAGACGCAGCTGCTCGGCGATGTCGAGCTGCCGATCGAGAAGTTCCCGCCCTACGCCCAGGCCAAGGCCAAGCTCGACGACGCGCAGCGCAATCTCGACCACACCGTGCTGCGGGCGCCGATGGACGGCGTCGCGACCCAGGTCGACCAGATCCAGCTCGGCCGCTTCGTCACCGCGGGCGCGCCGGTGTTCTCGGTGATCGACGTCGATCATCCCTGGGTCGACGCCAATCCGAAGGAAAGCGATTTCACCTATGTCGCGGTCGGCCAGCCGGTGACGCTCGACGTCGACGCGTTCCCGAACCACGAATTCAAGGGCAAGATCGGCTCGCTGTCGCCCGGCACCGGCGCGCAGTTTGCGATCCTGCCGCCGCAGAACGCCACCGGCAATTTCGTCAAGGTGGTGCAGCGCGTGCCGGTGCGGATCTATTTCGACGAGAACGATCCGTTCGTGAAGAAGCTGAAGGCCGGCATGAGCGTCTACGCGACGATCGACACCAACCACCGCCGCACGCTGGCGGGCCTGCTCGGACTGCGGTCGGCTGCCGCGCACCCGGACCACGAGGACTGA
- a CDS encoding MarR family transcriptional regulator has protein sequence MEARSMRGSVDTEFMFTLGELFRLIRVYADKEAARYGITRAQWAVLSKVERQEGLKQTELAELLEMQPITLTRLIDKLCDNGWIERRSDENDRRVNRLYLKKAARPLLGKLAGLRSELTATALEGISPADAHRLLTQLESIKENVRNAIQSPAGEPSRKEQRYG, from the coding sequence ATGGAGGCACGATCGATGCGCGGTTCCGTGGACACGGAGTTCATGTTTACGCTGGGCGAGCTGTTCCGGCTGATCCGCGTCTATGCCGACAAGGAGGCCGCGCGCTACGGCATCACCCGCGCGCAATGGGCCGTTCTGTCCAAGGTGGAACGCCAGGAGGGATTGAAGCAGACCGAGCTCGCCGAGCTGCTGGAGATGCAGCCAATCACATTGACGCGGCTGATCGACAAGCTCTGCGACAATGGCTGGATCGAGCGCCGCAGCGACGAGAACGACCGCCGCGTCAACCGCCTCTATCTGAAGAAGGCCGCGCGCCCGTTGCTCGGGAAGCTCGCTGGCCTGCGCTCCGAACTCACCGCGACCGCGCTCGAGGGCATCAGCCCCGCAGACGCGCATCGCCTGCTCACTCAATTGGAATCGATCAAGGAAAACGTTCGCAATGCCATCCAAAGCCCAGCCGGCGAGCCCTCCCGAAAAGAGCAGCGCTATGGCTGA
- a CDS encoding transcriptional repressor: MSLAKPTFPAPDHDHGRCAADAMAHAEQVCARRGQKFTPIRRQVLQALLSSHRPLGAYEVIDELAKTMPRPAPITVYRALDFLMENGLVHRIESRNAFLACAHDHDETSMVAFLICDHCGSVGEIPAAPVAQSLTAAARASGFIPKLSVVEIAGTCAHCQKT; this comes from the coding sequence ATGAGCCTGGCCAAGCCGACATTTCCTGCCCCCGACCACGATCACGGCCGCTGCGCCGCGGACGCGATGGCGCATGCCGAGCAGGTCTGTGCGCGCCGTGGGCAGAAATTCACCCCGATCCGGCGTCAGGTGCTGCAGGCGCTATTGTCGAGCCATCGCCCGCTCGGCGCCTATGAGGTGATCGACGAACTGGCCAAGACAATGCCGCGGCCGGCACCGATTACCGTCTATCGGGCGCTCGACTTCCTGATGGAAAACGGTCTCGTGCATCGCATCGAGAGCCGCAACGCCTTCCTCGCCTGCGCGCACGACCATGACGAGACCTCGATGGTCGCGTTCCTGATCTGCGACCATTGCGGCTCGGTCGGCGAGATTCCGGCCGCGCCCGTCGCGCAAAGCCTGACTGCGGCGGCGCGCGCCTCGGGTTTCATCCCGAAGCTCTCGGTCGTCGAGATCGCCGGCACCTGCGCGCATTGCCAGAAGACGTGA
- a CDS encoding DMT family transporter, with amino-acid sequence MSTQAISASGTRPVSVGHGLPPGAIALMLMLCVSWGFNQLAVKLALPDVPPMLQALIRSSGALPVMLIVGHLRGVKFFERDGTLVPGIIAGLMFGCEFVLIFTGLVFTSASRASVFLYTAPFFVALGSHQFLGERLSTVQWSGLALSFAGVALAIGVPQPNVDAKVLLGDLMVVAGGALWAATTLVAKGTQLRKAAPEKALGYQVAISIPILGLAAWIAGERIEHVPSALSISLLAYQAVWVVGCTFVIWFAMVKTYSASKLSAFTFITPLFGVVAAYFIMHDTLTPVFGVAALLVIAGLYLVNKPDPKLTPDPNVPA; translated from the coding sequence ATGTCGACCCAAGCGATCTCCGCCAGCGGCACGAGGCCCGTCAGCGTCGGGCACGGGCTGCCGCCCGGCGCCATCGCATTGATGCTGATGCTGTGCGTGAGCTGGGGCTTCAACCAGCTCGCGGTCAAGCTCGCGCTGCCCGACGTGCCGCCGATGCTGCAGGCGCTGATCCGTTCCTCGGGCGCGCTGCCGGTGATGCTGATCGTCGGCCATCTGCGCGGCGTCAAATTCTTCGAGCGCGACGGCACGCTCGTGCCCGGCATCATCGCCGGGCTGATGTTCGGCTGCGAATTCGTGCTGATCTTCACCGGCCTCGTCTTCACCTCGGCCTCGCGCGCCTCTGTCTTCCTCTACACCGCGCCGTTCTTCGTCGCGCTCGGCTCGCACCAGTTCCTCGGCGAGCGCCTCTCGACCGTGCAGTGGAGCGGGCTGGCGCTGAGCTTTGCCGGCGTCGCGCTTGCGATCGGCGTGCCGCAGCCCAATGTCGATGCCAAGGTGCTGCTCGGGGACCTGATGGTGGTCGCAGGCGGCGCGTTGTGGGCGGCGACCACGCTGGTCGCCAAGGGCACGCAGTTGCGCAAGGCCGCGCCTGAGAAGGCGCTCGGCTATCAGGTTGCAATCTCGATCCCGATCCTCGGGCTTGCCGCCTGGATCGCAGGCGAGCGCATCGAGCACGTGCCGAGCGCATTGTCGATCTCGCTGCTCGCCTATCAGGCGGTCTGGGTGGTCGGCTGCACCTTCGTGATCTGGTTTGCGATGGTGAAGACCTATTCGGCGAGCAAGCTGTCGGCCTTCACCTTCATCACCCCGCTGTTCGGCGTCGTCGCAGCCTATTTCATCATGCACGACACGCTGACCCCGGTGTTCGGCGTCGCCGCGCTGCTGGTGATCGCGGGGCTCTATCTGGTCAACAAGCCCGACCCGAAGCTGACGCCCGACCCGAACGTGCCGGCGTAA
- a CDS encoding sulfurtransferase, which translates to MADYGELITTAELAEILTRPELRLFDCTTYLEPAPAGSNIPYIVVSGRQTFEAGHIPGANFLDLQAEFSDARTELRFMMPPTAQLEAAFGRHGISASSRVVLYSIGTAMWATRFWWMLRSLGFEGAAVLDGGIDKWTAEGRDIETGLAGGYPPATFPARPKDGLFIDKHDVLAATTESDTVIVNALGPQFYKGLEPSRYGRPGRIPGSVSVPAASLIDAKHKTFVPLEEAEATFAAQGITKDKRVIAYCGGGISATIDLFQLHRLGYDNLTLYDGSMGEWAKDAALPIEVG; encoded by the coding sequence ATGGCCGACTATGGCGAGCTGATCACCACGGCGGAACTCGCCGAGATCCTGACCCGGCCCGAGCTGCGGCTGTTCGACTGCACGACCTATCTGGAGCCGGCGCCTGCCGGCAGCAACATTCCCTATATCGTCGTCTCGGGCCGCCAGACCTTCGAGGCGGGCCACATCCCGGGCGCCAATTTCCTCGATCTGCAGGCCGAATTCTCCGATGCCCGTACCGAGCTGCGCTTCATGATGCCACCGACGGCGCAGCTCGAGGCGGCGTTCGGCCGGCACGGCATCTCGGCTAGCAGCCGCGTCGTGCTCTATTCGATCGGGACTGCGATGTGGGCGACACGTTTCTGGTGGATGCTGCGTTCGCTGGGCTTCGAAGGCGCCGCGGTGCTCGACGGCGGCATCGACAAATGGACCGCCGAGGGACGCGATATCGAGACCGGGCTCGCCGGCGGCTATCCGCCAGCGACGTTTCCGGCGCGGCCGAAAGACGGCCTATTCATCGATAAGCACGACGTGCTCGCCGCGACCACCGAGAGCGACACCGTGATCGTCAACGCGCTTGGCCCGCAATTCTACAAGGGACTGGAGCCGAGCCGCTACGGCCGGCCCGGCCGCATCCCCGGTAGCGTCAGCGTGCCGGCGGCGTCGCTGATCGACGCCAAGCACAAGACGTTCGTGCCGCTCGAAGAGGCCGAGGCAACCTTCGCCGCGCAGGGCATCACCAAAGACAAGCGCGTCATCGCCTATTGCGGCGGCGGCATCTCCGCGACCATCGACCTCTTCCAGCTGCATCGGCTCGGCTACGACAATCTCACGCTCTATGACGGCTCGATGGGCGAATGGGCGAAGGATGCGGCGCTGCCGATCGAAGTGGGGTAG
- the ispG gene encoding flavodoxin-dependent (E)-4-hydroxy-3-methylbut-2-enyl-diphosphate synthase, protein MNKPEILPQDDVAGPAPRHQTTQVMVGNVAVGGGAPIVVQSMTNTDTADIDGTIAQVAALSRAGSEMVRITVDREEAAAAVPHIRDGLRKRGITTPLIGDFHYIGHKLLAEYPACAEALDKYRINPGNVGFKNKRDTQFADIIEIANKNDKPVRIGANWGSLDQELLTKLMDENTASPNPRDARAVTREAMVQSALLSAARAQELGMPKNKIILSAKVSAVQDLIAVYQEVVRRSDYAIHLGLTEAGMGSKGIVASSAALGILLQQGIGDTIRISLTPEPGGDRTLEVQVAQELLQTMGFRTFVPLVAACPGCGRTTSTTFQELARSIQDFIRDEMPAWKTKYPGVEQLNVAVMGCIVNGPGESKHANIGISLPGTGEAPAAPVFVDGKKFRTLRGPGIAADFKALVIDYIDQKYGAGAKVPEPAGAAE, encoded by the coding sequence ATGAACAAGCCCGAGATTTTGCCGCAAGACGACGTCGCCGGTCCCGCGCCGCGGCACCAAACCACGCAGGTCATGGTCGGCAATGTTGCCGTCGGCGGCGGTGCGCCGATCGTCGTGCAGTCGATGACCAACACCGACACCGCCGATATCGACGGCACCATCGCCCAGGTCGCCGCGCTCTCCCGCGCCGGCTCCGAGATGGTGCGCATCACCGTCGACCGCGAGGAAGCGGCAGCCGCGGTGCCGCACATCCGTGACGGCCTGCGCAAGCGCGGCATCACGACGCCCCTGATCGGTGACTTCCACTATATCGGCCACAAGCTGCTCGCCGAGTATCCGGCCTGTGCCGAGGCGCTCGACAAGTACCGCATCAATCCCGGCAATGTCGGCTTCAAGAACAAGCGCGACACCCAGTTCGCCGACATCATCGAGATCGCGAACAAGAACGACAAGCCGGTGCGCATCGGCGCCAATTGGGGCTCGCTCGACCAGGAGCTGCTCACCAAGCTGATGGACGAGAACACCGCGTCGCCGAACCCGCGCGACGCCCGCGCGGTGACGCGTGAGGCGATGGTGCAGTCGGCGCTGCTATCGGCGGCCCGCGCGCAAGAGCTCGGCATGCCGAAGAACAAGATCATCCTGTCGGCGAAGGTCTCCGCCGTGCAGGACCTGATCGCGGTCTATCAGGAAGTCGTGCGCCGCTCCGATTATGCGATCCATCTCGGCCTCACCGAAGCCGGCATGGGCTCGAAGGGCATCGTGGCGTCGTCGGCCGCGCTCGGTATCCTGCTGCAGCAGGGCATCGGCGACACCATCCGCATCTCGCTGACGCCGGAGCCAGGCGGTGACCGCACGCTGGAAGTGCAGGTCGCGCAGGAACTGCTGCAGACGATGGGCTTCCGCACCTTCGTGCCGCTGGTTGCGGCCTGCCCGGGTTGCGGCCGCACCACCTCGACCACGTTCCAGGAGCTGGCGCGCTCGATCCAGGATTTCATCCGCGACGAGATGCCGGCCTGGAAGACCAAGTATCCCGGTGTCGAGCAGCTCAACGTCGCGGTGATGGGCTGCATCGTCAACGGCCCCGGCGAATCCAAGCACGCCAATATCGGCATCTCGCTGCCCGGCACCGGCGAAGCACCGGCTGCGCCTGTGTTTGTCGACGGCAAGAAGTTCCGCACCCTGCGCGGTCCCGGCATCGCCGCCGACTTCAAGGCGCTGGTGATCGACTATATCGACCAGAAGTATGGCGCGGGCGCCAAGGTGCCGGAGCCGGCGGGCGCCGCTGAGTAG
- a CDS encoding TauD/TfdA family dioxygenase produces MSSLSGKQGPRYRHLADQSEPYETIGVEKLTPIIGAEISGVDIARLVGDDARSNRQMDEIHRALAENLVIFFRDQHISPEQHLAFGRKFGELHVHPAAPNEGDPALMKIYADKDSPRANGEGWHSDVSCDLEPPMGSILYIKQCPPRGGDTLFANMYAAYEALSDRMKAYLDGLTALHDGEQTYRGLYANYGVADKREYPRAEHPVVRTHPVTGKKSLYVNRGFTRFIVGIPRDESDAMLAYLYQHAENPLFQCRFRWTENAIAFWDNRCAQHRAMWDYWPHTRSGTRVTVKGERPV; encoded by the coding sequence ATGAGCTCATTGTCCGGCAAGCAAGGCCCGCGCTATCGCCATCTCGCCGACCAATCCGAGCCCTATGAGACCATCGGCGTCGAGAAGCTGACGCCGATCATCGGCGCGGAGATCTCCGGTGTCGATATCGCCAGGCTGGTCGGCGACGATGCGCGCTCCAACCGCCAGATGGACGAGATCCATCGTGCGCTCGCCGAAAACCTCGTCATCTTCTTCCGCGATCAGCACATCAGCCCCGAGCAGCACCTCGCCTTCGGCCGCAAGTTCGGCGAGCTGCATGTCCATCCGGCCGCGCCGAACGAGGGCGATCCGGCGCTGATGAAAATCTATGCCGACAAGGATTCGCCGCGCGCCAATGGCGAAGGCTGGCACAGCGACGTGTCCTGCGATCTCGAGCCGCCGATGGGCTCGATCCTCTACATCAAGCAATGCCCGCCGCGCGGCGGCGACACGCTGTTCGCCAACATGTACGCCGCCTATGAGGCGCTGTCGGACCGTATGAAGGCCTATCTCGACGGGCTGACCGCGCTGCATGACGGCGAGCAGACTTATCGCGGCCTGTACGCCAATTACGGCGTCGCCGACAAGCGGGAATATCCCCGCGCCGAGCATCCGGTGGTGCGCACCCATCCGGTGACGGGAAAGAAATCGCTCTACGTCAATCGCGGCTTCACCCGCTTCATCGTCGGCATCCCGCGCGACGAGAGCGATGCGATGCTGGCCTATCTCTACCAGCACGCCGAGAACCCGCTGTTCCAGTGCCGCTTCCGCTGGACCGAGAACGCAATTGCGTTCTGGGACAACCGCTGCGCCCAGCACCGCGCGATGTGGGATTACTGGCCGCACACCCGCTCCGGCACCCGCGTGACCGTGAAGGGCGAACGGCCGGTATAA
- a CDS encoding C4-dicarboxylate ABC transporter substrate-binding protein, whose amino-acid sequence MRRSTRLRLLFLLAAVPSLLPALQPSPTDARPQNAQPHKARVVRAEPPQPRPEALAMNAWTVGLAGGLLEGAPIRLAAEMARVVDDGDNLHVLPVVTRGPVENLNSLLYLRGIDAAIINSDALEEYKSQVPDIQRRITYVLNLFPSELHIFVRPEIKSLSDLAGKKVNFNSQGTAAAYSGPLIFSRLGIDIDKTFIPHQVALDQMRKGEMAAVVFITSKPVDAFVKGRFEAGFKFLPVPYDSKFEDYYLPSALDAADYPNLIKQGDHVATIAVPTALVAFNWAANTNRFERVARFVDHLFSRIDKLQGPGFDPKWKSINLGATVPGLARFPAAQAWLDRQSSTARASQ is encoded by the coding sequence ATGAGAAGGTCTACCCGATTGCGCCTGCTGTTCCTGCTCGCAGCCGTGCCGTCGTTGCTCCCGGCGCTGCAGCCGTCGCCGACGGATGCGCGGCCGCAAAATGCCCAGCCTCACAAGGCGCGCGTGGTCCGGGCCGAGCCGCCCCAGCCGAGGCCCGAAGCCCTGGCCATGAACGCCTGGACGGTGGGTCTCGCCGGCGGCCTGCTCGAGGGCGCGCCGATCCGCCTCGCCGCGGAGATGGCCCGCGTGGTCGACGACGGCGACAATCTGCACGTCCTGCCGGTGGTGACGCGGGGGCCCGTGGAGAACCTGAACTCGCTGCTGTATCTGCGCGGCATCGACGCTGCGATCATCAATTCCGACGCGCTCGAGGAATACAAGAGCCAGGTGCCGGATATCCAGCGGCGGATCACCTACGTGCTGAACCTGTTTCCGTCCGAACTGCACATCTTCGTTCGTCCGGAGATCAAGAGCCTGAGCGACCTCGCCGGCAAGAAGGTGAACTTCAACAGCCAGGGTACGGCGGCAGCCTATTCAGGTCCGCTGATCTTCAGTCGCCTCGGCATCGACATCGACAAGACGTTCATTCCGCACCAGGTCGCGCTCGATCAGATGCGGAAGGGCGAGATGGCGGCCGTCGTGTTCATCACCTCGAAGCCGGTCGATGCCTTCGTGAAGGGCCGATTTGAAGCGGGCTTCAAGTTCCTGCCGGTCCCGTATGACAGCAAGTTCGAGGACTATTATCTGCCGTCAGCACTCGATGCGGCCGATTACCCAAATCTGATCAAGCAGGGCGATCATGTCGCCACGATCGCCGTGCCGACCGCCCTCGTCGCGTTCAATTGGGCGGCCAACACCAACCGCTTCGAGCGCGTTGCCCGTTTCGTCGATCATCTGTTCTCGCGGATCGACAAGCTGCAGGGACCCGGCTTCGATCCGAAATGGAAATCGATCAATCTCGGAGCGACCGTGCCTGGCCTCGCGCGCTTTCCCGCCGCGCAGGCGTGGCTCGATCGGCAGTCGTCGACCGCACGGGCATCGCAATGA
- a CDS encoding DsrE family protein has product MCNFESVAKFVAMVAIAVLASTPLAAAEQGGKYWVPGEQPATYRASDIHKLERQRTAAEIRKRSAYARMHDPVAPKGKEHRLVLQVNSNDAAAMNLTLNNATNVTEYYKGLGEKVQIEVVTFGPGLHMLREDTSPVKARIEEMALSTPEVSFKACGNTQEKMQKAENKSIPIIKQAEVVKSGVVRVMELQEKGWAYVKP; this is encoded by the coding sequence ATGTGCAATTTTGAATCTGTTGCGAAATTTGTTGCGATGGTTGCTATCGCTGTGCTGGCTTCCACGCCATTGGCGGCGGCAGAGCAAGGTGGAAAGTACTGGGTACCGGGCGAGCAGCCTGCAACTTACCGGGCGAGCGACATTCATAAATTAGAAAGGCAGCGAACCGCGGCCGAAATACGCAAGCGCTCCGCGTATGCGCGCATGCACGATCCGGTGGCGCCGAAAGGCAAGGAGCATCGTCTGGTCCTGCAGGTGAACAGCAATGATGCGGCCGCCATGAATCTCACGCTCAACAACGCAACCAACGTGACCGAGTATTACAAAGGGCTCGGCGAGAAGGTGCAGATCGAGGTGGTCACGTTCGGCCCGGGCCTGCACATGCTGCGCGAGGATACCTCGCCGGTGAAGGCCCGCATCGAGGAAATGGCCCTCAGTACACCCGAAGTGTCGTTCAAGGCCTGCGGCAATACCCAGGAGAAGATGCAGAAGGCCGAGAACAAGTCGATTCCGATCATCAAGCAGGCGGAAGTCGTGAAGTCCGGCGTCGTGCGCGTGATGGAGTTGCAGGAGAAGGGATGGGCCTATGTGAAGCCGTGA